A single region of the Salvia miltiorrhiza cultivar Shanhuang (shh) chromosome 8, IMPLAD_Smil_shh, whole genome shotgun sequence genome encodes:
- the LOC130999445 gene encoding pentatricopeptide repeat-containing protein At1g63330-like: MMSRRAAVSAIDLIHGRGFLSQKSGILSPPFSLFSSKAFQPKRSRIDFSCVKELNDSIELFQKMKSMRPEPSIYMYSKLMSVTANIEQYSFALYVFDEMLRMGVPVDTHTMTIAVNCCCLLKDINSGFSLMGFFFKIGYEPNVVTISTLIKGFFFVEKEAEAVKLFEKVLNLNLCVPDDVMILQMIDGLCKAGQVIAAHDWLHRLEGSGRSPNIMAYNALIHGLCKEGRMKEAGNVLESMTQQNVSPNVVTYSVVINGFCSMGEIDRAKELLDTMVERGLKPDIVCYNSLINGYCKKGSVDEAWLLFLEIPDKGLEHNTRTYNTMIHGLFTTDRFVEGWNLFEDMEAQHIHPNLYTYNTLLDGLLKHRMVDDALQLLSEMVEKGVSPNVVTCNILIDGYCSHGEMVRARELFDSMAEMGIKRDTVTYNILIKGYCKARNLDEAWRFFDEISHVGLKHCTVSYTTMMHGLIRQSSFLDGWKLFQDMEAQKLHLNMHTYNILLDGLCRIHRINEAFAFLRVMEAKGANPDIVTYGVLINGLCKDGRLDDAIRLFNHLPSNGLNPKVEIYNMMLNSLFHNECEGEAKRLMEEMERRGCTPSGVTFNIIVWNMVKGNKIYEAIPFLEEMCRRGFKVTSEIISALLEELRIGEGKDEKLQEIIKKVCAQN, encoded by the coding sequence ATGATGAGCAGAAGGGCTGCTGTTTCTGCAATTGATCTCATTCATGGAAGAGGTTTTCTGTCTCAGAAATCGGGtattctctctcctccattctctctcttctcttccaaGGCTTTTCAACCTAAGCGGTCCAGAATCGATTTCAGTTGTGTTAAAGAATTAAATGATTCTATTGAATTGTTTCAAAAAATGAAGAGTATGCGGCCGGAGCCTTCTATTTACATGTACAGCAAGCTTATGAGTGTTACTGCAAACATTGAGCAATACTCATTTGCACTTTATgtgttcgatgaaatgcttAGGATGGGTGTCCCAGTCGATACTCACACAATGACTATAGCGGTGAACTGTTGTTGTCTCTTGAAAGATATAAACTCTGGTTTTTCTCTAATGGGATTCTTTTTCAAGATAGGCTACGAACCAAATGTCGTGACTATAAGCACTCTCATTAAAGGGTTTTTCTTTGTTGAGAAAGAGGCCGAAGCCGTGAAATTGTTTGAAAAGGTTCTGAATTTAAATCTTTGTGTGCCTGATGATGTTATGATTCTGCAAATGATAGATGGGCTGTGCAAAGCTGGACAGGTCATTGCAGCCCATGATTGGCTTCATAGATTAGAAGGTAGTGGGAGGAGTCCCAACATTATGGCTTATAACGCACTAATTCATGGATTATGCAAGGAAGGAAGGATGAAAGAGGCTGGGAATGTGTTGGAAAGTATGACGCAACAAAATGTTTCTCCCAATGTCGTCACTTATTCAGTGGTAATAAATGGATTTTGTTCGATGGGTGAAATCGACAGAGCAAAAGAGCTACTTGACACCATGGTAGAGAGGGGCCTTAAACCCGATATTGTTTGCTATAACAGCTTGATAAATGGATATTGTAAGAAGGGGAGCGTGGATGAAGCTTGGCTTCTGTTCCTTGAAATTCCCGATAAAGGTCTCGAGCATAATACGCGTACTTATAATACGATGATACATGGATTATTTACGACAGATAGATTTGTTGAGGGCTGGAACCTTTTCGAGGATATGGAAGCTCAACACATACATCCCAACTTGTATACTTATAATACATTATTGGATGGGCTGTTGAAGCATAGGATGGTTGATGATGCTCTGCAGTTGCTGTCCGAGATGGTGGAGAAGGGTGTCTCGCCTAATGTTGTCACGTGCAACATATTGATAGATGGATATTGCTCGCACGGCGAGATGGTTAGAGCGAGAGAGCTCTTCGATTCAATGGCAGAGATGGGAATCAAGCGCGATACAGTCACCTATAATATCTTGATTAAGGGATACTGCAAGGCTAGAAACCTTGATGAAGCATGGCGTTTCTTTGATGAAATCTCGCATGTAGGTCTCAAGCACTGCACCGTGTCATACACCACGATGATGCATGGGCTAATACGCCAAAGTAGTTTTTTAGACGGATGGAAGCTTTTCCAGGATATGGAAGCTCAGAAGCTGCATCTGAATATGCACACCTACAACATCTTGTTAGATGGCTTGTGTAGGATCCATCGGATTAATGAGGCGTTTGCGTTTTTGAGGGTCATGGAGGCTAAAGGCGCGAATCCTGATATTGTAACGTATGGTGTTCTGATCAACGGCTTGTGCAAGGACGGAAGACTTGATGATGCTATAAGGCTGTTCAACCATCTCCCTTCCAACGGCTTAAATCCAAAGGTGGAAATTTACAACATGATGCTCAACTCCCTCTTCCACAATGAGTGTGAAGGGGAGGCGAAGAGGTTGATGGAGGAGATGGAGAGAAGAGGGTGCACGCCTAGTGGCGTGACGTTCAACATTATTGTGTGGAATATGGTGAAGGGCAATAAGATTTATGAGGCGATTCCTTTCTTGGAGGAGATGTGCAGGAGAGGATTCAAGGTCACTTCGGAGATCATTTCTGCTTTGCTTGAGGAACTAAGAATAGGAGAAGGTAAAGATGAGAAATTGCAAGAGATTATTAAGAAAGTTTGTGCTCAAAATTGA
- the LOC130999455 gene encoding putative pentatricopeptide repeat-containing protein At1g12700, mitochondrial, with protein sequence MSRNHAAMILGRIISNSSFNSSTLPIASLHSFLVKPRFNFDNLTHQIRYFYAKPRFNLDNLSHQIRSFSSYPRFNLDNLTHQIRYFSAYHRFDFESIREPNDAVALFRDLMRTEPLPSVKLFSKLLSAVVKMRQYSLALHLIDEMLQRDVPVDHYILSIAIDCYCRLKKPDFGFAILGIFLKRGYEPTVVTFTILIKGLLLVGRIPEAAKVLWKLSVYRLCEPDEQTYNTMINGICKAVGSLHALELLCLLEKEKGICKPDVYSYTAVIDRLCKEGKVDDALQLFSSLGDCYNSGAISSWAEATTRR encoded by the coding sequence ATGAGTCGGAATCACGCTGCCATGATTTTGGGAAGAATTATCTCCAATTCTTCTTTCAATTCATCCACTCTCCCCATTGCTTCTCTACACTCGTTTCTTGTCAAACCCAGATTCAATTTTGATAATCTCACCCACCAAATTAGATACTTCTACGCCAAACCCAGATTCAATCTTGATAATCTCAGCCACCAAATTAGATCCTTCTCCTCCTATCCCAGATTTAATCTTGATAATCTCACCCACCAAATTAGATACTTCTCCGCTTATCATAGATTCGATTTTGAATCTATACGTGAGCCCAATGATGCCGTCGCTCTATTTCGGGATTTGATGAGAACAGAGCCGCTTCCTTCTGTTAAGCTTTTCTCGAAATTGCTGAGTGCTGTGGTCAAGATGAGACAATACTCTCTTGCCCTTCATCTGATCGACGAAATGCTTCAAAGGGATGTTCCTGTAGATCACTACATATTGAGTATTGCGATTGATTGCTACTGCCGACTAAAAAAACCTGATTTTGGGTTTGCAATCTTAGGCATTTTTTTAAAGCGTGGGTACGAGCCTACTGTGGTGACCTTTACCATTCTCATCAAAGGGTTACTGTTGGTTGGAAGGATCCCAGAGGCAGCTAAAGTGTTGTGGAAGCTGTCGGTCTACCGATTATGCGAGCCCGATGAACAGACGTATAATACTATGATTAATGGGATTTGCAAAGCTGTAGGTAGTCTCCATGCGCTGGAATTGCTCTGCttattggaaaaagaaaagggaatcTGCAAACCCGATGTCTATTCTTACACTGCAGTCATTGATCGTCTATGCAAGGAAGGAAAGGTGGACGATGCTCTCCAACTCTTCTCCTCTTTGGGTGATTGTTACAACTCAGGAGCTATCTCAAGTTGGGCCGAGGCAACAACAAGAAGGTGA
- the LOC130999449 gene encoding uncharacterized protein LOC130999449: protein MARCVNLSTLQMFGMKSHDCHVMMQRILPVAFKELLPNNVWKAITDLCLFFKELTSPNIQVDNLRQMQQNIPVILCKLERIFPPSFFDSMEHLSIHLVDEAMIAGPVQYRWMYPFERYLGKLKKTVKNKAKVEGSMTNAYLVEEATAFCSYYFEEHVRTKQRNVPRNFAGSSSSGGMEEHHDTLFVFKNVGRGFGKKSTRFLSKDEYDAAHLYVLNNCSEITEIYTRLFVDEINAKYPNISPNQLQIKLNKEFPDWFKLYVADPNNRVENSDLKSLSLKPFQRVTSFQGFYVNGFKFHTIEYGSKKSTYNSGLCVKGLELDYYGRLVEVVVLEYSGVPTKTITLFKCEWFDPRPSGTLVDRDFKLVSINQRRRYDNYEPFILSTQASQVFYCTYPSKNQSRKDWLAACKVKARPLVEVSTIQNIPIDPTPFQEELVGRTPHTTIDDDTMPIHPDGALVYLVDEDDEEDVDTNEYVLETSDSTNNDSDDSE from the exons ATGGCTAGGTGTGTTAACTTGAGCACTCTTCAAATGTTTGGGATGAAAAGCCATGATTGTCATGTTATGATGCAACGGATCTTGCCTGTAGCATTTAAGGAACTTCTTCCAAACAATGTGTGGAAGGCAATAACTGATCTTTGTCTTTTCTTTAAAGAATTGACATCTCCCAACATTCAAGTTGACAATCTCCGGCAAATGCAGCAAAACATTCCAGTAATTCTATGTAAACTGGAGCGAATTTTTCCACCAAGTTTTTTTGACTCCATGGAACACCTTTCAATACATTTAGTAGATGAAGCAATGATAGCAGGGCCCGTTCAATATAGATGGATGTATCCATTTGAAAGGTATCTGGGAAAGTTGAAAAAAACTGTGAAAAATAAAGCCAAGGTAGAGGGATCAATGACAAATGCCTACCTTGTTGAAGAAGCCACTGCATTTTGTTCTTATTACTTCGAAGAACATGTAAGAACAAAGCAGCGGAACGTTCCTCGTAACTTTGCCGGTAGTTCATCATCAGGTGGTATGGAAGAACACCATGATACGTTGTTTGTTTTCAAGAATGTCGGTAGAGGGTTTGGAAAAAAGTCAACAAGATTTTTAAGCAAGGATGAGTATGATGCTGCACATTTGTATGTCTTAAACAATTGTTCAGAGATAACAGAAATTTACACACG ATTGTTTGTTGATGAAATCAATGCCAAGTACCCAAACATTTCACCGAATCAACTTCAAATCAAGCTCAATAAGGAGTTTCCCGATTGGTTCAAGTTATAT GTTGCAGATCCAAATAATCGAGTGGAGAACTCTGACTTGAAGAGTTTGTCTTTAAAACCATTTCAAAGAGTCACTTCTTTTCAAGGATTTTATGTGAATGGTTTTAAATTTCACACGATCGAATACGGATCAAAGAAATCAACCTACAATAGTGGATTGTGTGTAAAAGGTTTGGAGTTGGATTATTATGGACGTTTGGTTGAAGTAGTGGTGCTTGAGTATTCTGGTGTACCAACTAAAACGATCACACTTTTCAAGTGTGAGTGGTTTGACCCCAGACCATCAGGGACGTTAGTTGATCGTGACTTCAAATTGGTTTCAATTAACCAACGTCGTCGATATGACAACTATGAACCATTCATCCTATCAACTCAAGCTTCTCAAGTATTTTACTGCACATATCCAAGTAAAAATCAAAGTAGGAAAGATTGGTTGGCAGCTTGTAAGGTGAAGGCAAGACCACTTGTAGAAGTATCAACTATTCAAAATATTCCTATCGATCCTACTCCTTTTCAAGAAGAGCTTGTTGGTAGAACCCCTCACACGACAATTGATGATGATACAATGCCAATTCATCCAGATGGTGCTTTGGTATATCTAGTAGATGaggatgatgaagaagatgttGACACCAATGAATATGTCTTAGAAACATCTGACTCTACAAATAATGATTCAGATGATAGCGAATAA
- the LOC130999460 gene encoding LOW QUALITY PROTEIN: pentatricopeptide repeat-containing protein At5g41170, mitochondrial-like (The sequence of the model RefSeq protein was modified relative to this genomic sequence to represent the inferred CDS: inserted 1 base in 1 codon), translating into MSRNHAAMILGRIISNSSFNSSTLPFASLHSFLVKPRFNFDNLTHQIRYFSAYPRFDFGSIREPNDAVALFREMVRTQPRPYASVFSKLLTTVVKMKQYSLALHLIDEMLQRDVPVNHYILSIAIDCYCRQKRPDFGFAILGIFFKRGYEPTVVTFTTLIKGLLLVGRIPEATKVLWKLLVYRLCEPNEQTYVLSMRWNCSAYWKKKREXCKPDVYSYTAVIDRLCKEGKVNDALQLFSSLGDKGISPDVVTYNSIIEGLCNRRRMDEAQDILKKMIADKVCPDVVTCNIFVTAWCRDGKVQEAEHMLVSMKEIDVQPNIFIYAALINGYCMQGKMDEARRIFRLAVNSGIKPDIICYNSLMNGYCKKGQVDEVSRIFTIIPYQRLKRNLASYSIMLEALFREGKCEDGLKLFKEMEAQQVSPDIRTYNVLIEGLCINNKVRQAKDLFDKLSSKGMQPNVITYNILIDSFCKEGQMEEAKDLFNELPSKGMRPSVVTYTILIGALCEEGQIEEAKDLMTQMVNNGCLPDSVTYNVFVQGLLKRNKMHDAMPLLEEMDSKGFTLDETTLSMLIEPMVREGRDSVLFDKVKKLVPKDLFSK; encoded by the exons atgAGTCGGAATCACGCTGCCATGATTTTGGGAAGAATTATCTCCAATTCTTCTTTCAATTCATCCACTCTCCCCTTTGCTTCTCTACACTCGTTTCTTGTCAAACCCAGATTCAATTTTGATAATCTCACCCACCAAATTAGATACTTCTCCGCCTATCCCAGATTCGATTTTGGATCTATACGTGAGCCCAACGATGCCGTCGCTCTATTTCGGGAGATGGTGAGGACGCAGCCGCGCCCTTATGCTTCTGTTTTCAGTAAATTGTTGACTACTGTGGTCAAGATGAAACAATACTCTCTTGCCCTTCATCTGATCGACGAAATGCTTCAAAGGGATGTTCCTGTAAATCACTACATATTGAGTATTGCAATTGATTGCTACTGCCGACAGAAAAGACCTGATTTTGGGTTTGCGATCTTAGGCATTTTTTTCAAGCGTGGGTACGAGCCTACTGTTGTAACCTTTACCACTCTCATTAAAGGGTTATTGTTGGTTGGAAGGATCCCAGAGGCAACTAAAGTGTTGTGGAAGCTGTTGGTCTACCGATTATGCGAGCCCAATGAACAGACGTAT GTACTCTCCATGCGCTGGAATTGCTCTGCttattggaaaaagaaaaggg tcTGCAAACCCGATGTCTATTCTTACACTGCAGTCATTGATCGTCTATGCAAGGAAGGAAAGGTGAACGATGCTCTCCAACTCTTCTCTTCTTTGGGTGATAAGGGGATTTCACCCGATGTTGTGACATATAATTCAATAATTGAGGGGTTATGCAATAGGAGAAGAATGGACGAGGCTCAAGACATTTTGAAGAAGATGATTGCTGATAAGGTGTGTCCGGATGTGGTGACATGTAATATCTTTGTGACTGCTTGGTGCAGAGATGGAAAGGTGCAAGAGGCCGAGCATATGTTGGTATCCATGAAGGAGATTGATGTACAGCCTAACATTTTCATTTACGCTGCATTGATAAATGGGTATTGTATGCAAGGAAAAATGGACGAAGCCAGACGCATTTTCCGATTGGCAGTAAATTCTGGAATCAAGCCCGATATCATTTGCTACAATAGCTTGATGAATGGGTATTGCAAAAAAGGCCAAGTCGATGAAGTTTCACGAATTTTTACCATAATTCCCTACCAAAGGTTAAAGCGCAATCTGGCTTCTTATAGCATAATGCTAGAGGCCTTATTTCGTGAAGGCAAATGTGAAGACGGCTTAAAGCTGTTCAAAGAGATGGAAGCTCAACAAGTGTCTCCTGATATAAGGACTTACAATGTTCTCATTGAGGGATTGTGCATTAATAATAAAGTTAGACAAGCGAAGGATCTTTTCGACAAACTCTCCTCCAAAGGTATGCAGCCCAACGTCATAACATATAATATTCTGATTGATTCATTTTGCAAAGAAGGACAGATGGAGGAGGCTAAGGATCTTTTCAACGAGCTTCCATCCAAAGGTATGCGGCCCAGTGTCGTAACATATACAATCCTTATCGGTGCACTTTGTGAAGAAGGACAGATAGAGGAGGCTAAGGATTTGATGACGCAAATGGTAAACAACGGTTGCTTGCCGGATAGTGTGACATACAATGTTTTTGTTCAAGGTCTTCTGAAAAGGAACAAGATGCATGATGCAATGCCACTGTTGGAAGAGATGGATTCAAAGGGATTCACACTTGACGAAACTACTTTATCAATGTTGATTGAACCTATGGTAAGAGAAGGTAGAGATAGTGTTTTATTTGATAAGGTTAAGAAACTTGTACCGAAGGACCTCTTTTCAAAATAG
- the LOC130999462 gene encoding putative pentatricopeptide repeat-containing protein At1g12700, mitochondrial: MRRNHAAMILGRIVSNSSFNSSTSLHYQSFLVKPRFNFGNVSCQIRYFYAKPRFDFGSMRDADEAIALFREMMRTKPLPSVIDFRKLLSAVVKMKQYSLALHLFDEMLQRNAPVDHYTLSIAIDCYCRQKRPDFGFAILGIFFKRGYDPDVVTFTTLIKGLLLVGRIPEATKVLWKLLVYRLCEPNEQTYSTMINGICKAGGTLHALELLCLLEKEKGICKPDVFAYNAVIDGLCKDGKLDDALQLFSTLGDKGISPTVVTYNSIIEGSNKKRRRDEAEDILKKMIANEVCPIVVTCNIFADAWCRDGMVEEAEHMLVVMKEIDVQPDIATYNALINGYCLQGKMDEAKRILQLAVNFGIKPNIISYTSLMNGYYKMGQVDEVSHLFTIIPYKRLEHDVVSYNIMLQALFRVGKCEDGLKLFNEMEALQVSPDIKTYSVLLDGLCGAHRIADAFLVLHTMEDKGIVPNIVTYNILIHGLCIDNKVRQAKDLFDELPSKGLQPNVITYNILISALCKEGQIEEAKDLMTQMANNGCLPNSVTYNVFVQGLLKWNKTCDAIPLLEKMDASGFTLDETTFSMLIEYVVREGRDSVLFDKVKKLVPKDLFSR; the protein is encoded by the exons atgAGGCGGAATCACGCTGCCATGATTTTGGGAAGAATTGTCTCCAATTCTTCTTTCAATTCCTCCACTTCTCTACATTATCAATCATTTCTTGTAAAACCCAGATTCAATTTTGGTAATGTCAGCTGCCAAATTAGATACTTCTACGCCAAACCCAGATTCGATTTCGGATCTATGCGTGATGCGGATGAAGCCATCGCTCTATTTCGGGAGATGATGAGAACGAAGCCGCTTCCTTCTGTTATTGATTTCAGGAAATTGCTGAGTGCTGTGGTCAAGATGAAACAATACTCTCTCGCCCTTCATCTGTTCGACGAAATGCTTCAAAGAAATGCTCCTGTAGATCACTATACGTTGAGTATTGCGATTGATTGCTACTGCCGACAGAAAAGACCTGATTTTGGGTTTGCGATCTTAGGCATTTTTTTCAAGCGTGGGTACGATCCTGATGTTGTAACCTTTACCACTCTCATTAAAGGGTTATTGTTGGTTGGAAGGATCCCAGAGGCAACTAAAGTGTTGTGGAAGCTGTTGGTCTACCGATTATGCGAGCCCAATGAACAGACATATAGTACTATGATTAATGGGATATGCAAAGCTGGAGGTACTCTCCATGCGTTGGAATTGCTCTGCttattggaaaaagaaaagggaatcTGCAAACCCGATGTGTTTGCTTACAATGCAGTCATTGATGGTCTATGCAAGGATGGAAAGTTGGACGATGCTCTCCAACTCTTCTCCACCTTGGGTGATAAGGGGATTTCACCGACTGTCGTGACATATAATTCAATAATTGAGGGGTCCAAC aaaaaaagaagaagggaTGAGGCTGAAGACATTTTGAAGAAGATGATAGCTAATGAGGTGTGCCCAATTGTGGTGACATGTAATATCTTTGCGGATGCTTGGTGCAGAGATGGAATGGTTGAAGAGGCCGAACATATGTTGGTGGTTATGAAGGAGATTGATGTTCAACCCGATATTGCCACATACAATGCATTGATAAACGGATATTGTTTGCAAGGAAAAATGGACGAAGCCAAACGCATTTTGCAATTGGCAGTGAATTTTGGAATCAAGCCCAATATCATAAGCTACACTAGCTTGATGAATGGGTATTACAAAATGGGGCAAGTTGATGAAGTTTCACATCTTTTTACGATAATTCCCTACAAAAGGTTAGAGCACGATGTGGTTTCTTATAACATAATGCTACAGGCCTTATTTCGTGTAGGTAAATGTGAAGATGGCTTGAAGCTGTTCAATGAGATGGAAGCTCTACAAGTGTCTCCTGATATAAAGACTTACAGTGTTTTGCTAGATGGTTTGTGCGGAGCTCATCGTATTGCTGATGCATTTTTGGTGTTGCATACCATGGAAGATAAAGGCATCGTTCCAAACATAGTAACATACAATATTCTCATTCATGGATTATGCATTGATAATAAAGTTAGACAAGCGAAGGATCTTTTCGACGAGCTTCCATCCAAAGGTTTGCAGCCTAACGTCATAACATATAATATTCTCATTAGTGCACTATGCAAAGAAGGGCAGATAGAGGAGGCCAAGGATTTGATGACACAAATGGCAAACAACGGTTGCTTGCCTAACAGTGTGACATACAATGTTTTTGTTCAAGGTCTTCTCAAATGGAACAAGACATGTGATGCAATTCCACTGTTGGAAAAGATGGATGCAAGTGGTTTCACACTTGACGAAACTACTTTTTCCATGTTGATTGAATATGTGGTAAGGGAAGGTAGAGATAGTGTTTTATTTGATAAGGTTAAGAAACTTGTACCAAAGGACCTCTTTTCTAGATAG